Part of the Subtercola frigoramans genome, GGGAGTCGGAGTGGCCGTGGTAGTGACCGGCGAACTTCACGAGAATGTCGCGCCCAGTGAACCCCCTCGCCAGACGGATGGCGGTCATTGTCGCTTCTGTGCCGGTGGAGACCAGGCGCACCTTCTCGACCGGCGATACCCCAGCTGACGACATGCGTGCGCGAATGGCCTCGGCCAACTCGGTCTCGCCGGGCGTTGAAGCGCCGAACGACAATCCACGCGCCGCCGCCGCCTGCACGGCCGCGATGACCTCGGGGTGGGCGTGCCCGAGAATCGCGGGCCCCCATGAGTTGACCAGGTCGACATACTCGACCCCGTCGGCATCGGTGATGTGCGGGCCGCTGGCCGACACCATGAACCGCGGCGTGCCACCGACGGATCGGAACGCGCGCACCGGCGAGTTCACCCCGCCCGGAATGGAGACGCTTGCGCGAGCGAACAGGACGTCGGATTCAGACATGTGGAGTGACCTTGGTTTCAGCGGCTGGCTAGGACTGGTCGAGCAGGGTTCGAGCGATCTCTGAGGCGAAATAGGTGAGCACGGCGTCGGCGCCTGCACGGCGGATGCTCGTGACAGACTCGACGATGGCCCTCTCCCTCTCGATCCACCCGTTGGCTGCCGCGGCTTCGATCATCGAGTACTCGCCGGAGACCTGGTATGCCCAGACGGGAACGGGCGAGACCGCCGCGACGTCGGCCAGTACGTCGAGGTAGCTCATCGCCGGCTTCACCATGACGATGTCTGCACCCTGCTCGACATCGAGGAGGGCCTCTCGCGCACCCTCCCGACGGTTTGCCGGATCCTGCTGGTAGGTCTTTCGGTTTCCCCGGAGGGACGAGCCCACGGCCTCCCGGAAGGGGCCGTAGAAGGCAGAGGCGTATTTTGCGGAGTAAGCAAGGATTGCGGTGTCCTGGAACCCGTTCGAATCCAGTTCATCGCGCACAGCAGCCACTTGGCCGTCCATCATCCCCGAGAGTCCGAGGAGTTCGGAACCGTTCCCGGCCTGCGCCAGGGCCATGTCGCGGTAACGGAGCAGTGTCGCATCGTTGTCGACCCTACCCTGGGCGTCGAGCACACCGCAGTGGCCGTGATCGGTGAATTCGTCGAGACAGAGGTCGGTCTGAACCACGAGCGAGTCACCCACTTCGGAGACGACGACCTGGGTGGCACGGTTGAGGATTCCGTCGGGATCCGTCGCTCCCGACCCGATGGCGTCCTTCGTGTCGGGGACACCGAAGAGCATCACGCCGCCCAAGCCGAGCGCAGCAGCCTCAGTCACGACGCTCCGCACGGAATCCAAGGAATGCTGCATGACACCGGGCATCGAGCTGATCGGCCGGGCTTCGCCTTCGCGCACGAAGAGCGGCAGCACGAGATCAGCGGTGTGGAGCCGGTTCTCAGCGACGAGCCGTCGCATCGCCGGCGTCGACCTCAGCCGACGAGGCCGAATCGACAGGTCGCTCGTCTGGGTCAGGGCGAAAGTACTCATGCGATAAACCCTACGCGTACTAGCTGTGGGGCCGATCTGCGGGAAGGCATGTCCTATCGGGGGGCTAGTGCCGCGTCGATGAGCGACTGGATCAGCGACTCGCTCGAGCGGTCGTGGGCGATCGCGTCGACGCGCAGGCCGTAGGAGCGTGCATCCTGCGCCGTCACCGGCCCGATGCAGGCCACAATCGTGCTTTCGGGAATCGGCCCGAGCTGCAGCTGCACCTGTTCGGCGACGCTGCCCGAGGTGACGAGGATGGCGCGGATGAACCCCGCGGCGACCTCTTCACGAATATTTGGATCGACAGGCACCCCGATGGTGCGGTACGCGACCACCGATTCGACCGAATGCCCACGCTTGACCAGCCCGTTCGTGAGAACGGGCTTCGCGATCTCACTGCGCAGGGTGAGGATGCGTAGCGAGGCCCCTGCCTCCTCGAACTGCTTCATCTCACTCAGCAGGCCCTTGGCCGAATTGTCTTCGAGCGGCACGAGGTCGACCTTGTACCCCGCCAGCGATAGGGCTGCTGCTGTCGTTTCACCGACGGCAGCGATGCGGGTCGTCACGGGGACGATCGCGCGGTGCGCCGATAGCACGTCGACCGTTGTCGCACTCGTGACGGTGAGCCAGTCGAAGGCACCCCCAGCAAGCCTTTCGAGCGCACTTTCGAGTGCTGCTGCGTCTTCGGTCGGCGCGAAATTGATGAGCGGGGCGACGATCGGGGTTGCGCCCACCGCGCGGAGGTCGGAGGCGACTCCGTGGCCCCAAGGGCCGCCGCGAGGAACCAACACGCGCCAACCGGTAAGGGGCTTGGTGCCGGGAGAGATGGTCATCGGCCACCCCCCAGTTGCGCCAGGTCGGAGGCGCCGTCATCGAGAAGTTGCAGAGCCACGTCGTGGCCGAGTGCTGACGCCAGCTCGAGCCGGAGCTGTCGATGGGTGGCCTCGTCGCCCGACGGAAGTTCCACCGACCGTTCGCCGCCCAGCTCTTCGGCACCGTCAGCGCTGTAGACCACTGCCGTCAGCGTGAGCGTATTGGCTTCGAGGCGCGCGGTGGCTCCGATTGGGGCGCTGCAGCCCGCCTCGAGCGTTGCGAGAACGGCGCGTTCGGCAGCAATCGACAGCCGAGATTCGTCGTGCCGGATGTATGCCAACTGGGGAATGTCGTCCTCCTCGCGCGTTTCGATTGCCAGGGCTCCCTGGCCTGGGGCAGTCGGCCAGACGGCGAGGTCGAAGAACTCAGAAACGGCATCGAGTCTGCCCAGTCTGGTGAGACCGGCTGCGGCAAGCACCACGGCGTCCAGTTCCCCGCTCGACACCTTTGCCAGCCTGGTGTCGACATTACCTCTAATGTCGACAACCGTTGCATCCGGCCTGAGACTGAGCAGTTGCGCCACCCGCCTCGGCGACCCCGTACCGATGGTCGCACCCTCCGGCAGATCCGCCAGAGTGAGGCCGTTGCGGGTGATGAGAGCATCGCGCGGGTCTTCGCGCTGAGGCACTGCAGCCAGCACCAGGCCCGGGTACGGCGCCGTAGGGAGGTCTTTGAGCGAATGGACGACCAGGTCGCACTCGCCGGCAACCAGCGCCGCCCGCAGGGCACTGGCGAACACCCCCGTGCCGCCGATGCTCGACAGCGACGCACGCGAGGTGTCACCTTCTGTCGTGACCACCGTGATGGCGACCTCGACGCCCGTCAGACGGGTCAGCTGCTCGGCGATCATGCCTGTCTGGGCGAGGGCGAGGGCGCTCCCTCGTGTCGCGATCGTGAGCTTACGGTTCATCAGATGGGGCGCGTCTCAGTTCGTCAATCGGGTCAAAGTGTTCTCGGTGAACCTGAGCGGCGGGTGTCGCCCTGGTTCGCCTGTACTCAGGGTGCGAGCCCGCCCAGGGCTGGCTTGAACCCCAGTCGCACGTTCTCACAGCACCCCGAACGGCACACGTCGTACCAGGGGCCGAGCTCCGTCAGCGACGGGCGTTCCGCTGTCGGTGTTCCGTTCACACGCTCGAGCACCAAGTCAATCAGCCCGCTCACATACTGTGCGTGAATACCAGGCGTCGGTACCCGAACACTGTACAAATCGTTATCCGCAGCGGTCTGGGTGGCCTCATTGTCGAGGTCCCACTTGACCTCCATGTGGTCGCTGACGAACCCGAGGGGCACGATCACCACCGCACGGATGCCACGGGCCGGCAGTTCGGCTATGGCGTCATTGATGTCGGGCTCCAACCAGGGCTGGGTGGGCGGGCCACTTCGCGATTGGAAGACGAGTTTCCAATCCGGCATGGATGATCGCCCGACCCCCACCGCAGCCATCACCACTTCGGCCACAGCGCGGTGCTGTGCCTCGTAGGCACCACCCGCACCGAAACCACGCTCAGGTGGGCCGGACCGGTCGGCGTCGGCCGTCGGGATCGAGTGCGTGGTGAACAGCACTTCCACCTCGGTGCCGAGGTCGATTCCCGGCAGTGCCTCGGTGATCTGCTCGAACGCGGACGTGACGCCGTCGATGAACGGTGAGACGAAGCCGGGGTGGTCGAAGAACTGCCTGATCTTGTCGATCTGCAGCCTCTCACCGAGCCCGGTCTCGTCGAGGGCCCTCGCGTAGTCCTCGCGATACTGTCGGCAGCTCGAATACGAACTGTAGGCACTCGTGCCGATGGCGATCAGCTTCGTGTAACCCGCCGCGTCTGCCGCGAGCAGCGCTTCGCTCAGATACGGCGCCCAGTTCCGGTTGCCCCAGAGCACAGGAAGGTCGATACCGCGGGAGGCGAGTTCAGCCTCGAGGGCGGCCTTCAGTTGGCGATTCTGTTCATTGATCGGGCTCACCCCGCCGAAGGCCCGGTAGTGGTGTGCCACCTCCTCGAGGCGCTCGTCGGGGATGCCGCGCCCACGCGTGACGTTCTTCAGGAACGGGATGACGTCATCCTGGCCCTCCGGCCCGCCGAACGAGGCGAGGAGGATCGCGTCGTAGGCTACCGGCACCTCGATGTGCTCGGCCCCCGTCGAGGCCGCGGCTGTCGCGTTTCGAACGAGTGGCTGCGACTCGACTGCGGTCACTGGAGCACCTCGACGATCTCGGCGGTGCTGATGCGACGGCCGGTGAAGAACGGCACCTCTTCGCGCACGTGCCGCCGGGCATCCGTCTGCCTGAGGTCTCTCATCATGTCGACGAGATTCAGGAGGTTCTCGTCTTCGAGGGCAAGGATCCACTCATAGTCGCCGAGTGCGAAGCTTGCGACCGTGTTGGCGAGGGTCGTGCGGAAGGCCGAACCCTTGATGCCATGGTCCCGCAGCATCTGGCTGC contains:
- the hemC gene encoding hydroxymethylbilane synthase — translated: MNRKLTIATRGSALALAQTGMIAEQLTRLTGVEVAITVVTTEGDTSRASLSSIGGTGVFASALRAALVAGECDLVVHSLKDLPTAPYPGLVLAAVPQREDPRDALITRNGLTLADLPEGATIGTGSPRRVAQLLSLRPDATVVDIRGNVDTRLAKVSSGELDAVVLAAAGLTRLGRLDAVSEFFDLAVWPTAPGQGALAIETREEDDIPQLAYIRHDESRLSIAAERAVLATLEAGCSAPIGATARLEANTLTLTAVVYSADGAEELGGERSVELPSGDEATHRQLRLELASALGHDVALQLLDDGASDLAQLGGGR
- a CDS encoding ferrochelatase — protein: MTAVESQPLVRNATAAASTGAEHIEVPVAYDAILLASFGGPEGQDDVIPFLKNVTRGRGIPDERLEEVAHHYRAFGGVSPINEQNRQLKAALEAELASRGIDLPVLWGNRNWAPYLSEALLAADAAGYTKLIAIGTSAYSSYSSCRQYREDYARALDETGLGERLQIDKIRQFFDHPGFVSPFIDGVTSAFEQITEALPGIDLGTEVEVLFTTHSIPTADADRSGPPERGFGAGGAYEAQHRAVAEVVMAAVGVGRSSMPDWKLVFQSRSGPPTQPWLEPDINDAIAELPARGIRAVVIVPLGFVSDHMEVKWDLDNEATQTAADNDLYSVRVPTPGIHAQYVSGLIDLVLERVNGTPTAERPSLTELGPWYDVCRSGCCENVRLGFKPALGGLAP
- a CDS encoding uroporphyrinogen-III synthase; amino-acid sequence: MTISPGTKPLTGWRVLVPRGGPWGHGVASDLRAVGATPIVAPLINFAPTEDAAALESALERLAGGAFDWLTVTSATTVDVLSAHRAIVPVTTRIAAVGETTAAALSLAGYKVDLVPLEDNSAKGLLSEMKQFEEAGASLRILTLRSEIAKPVLTNGLVKRGHSVESVVAYRTIGVPVDPNIREEVAAGFIRAILVTSGSVAEQVQLQLGPIPESTIVACIGPVTAQDARSYGLRVDAIAHDRSSESLIQSLIDAALAPR
- the hemB gene encoding porphobilinogen synthase; this translates as MSTFALTQTSDLSIRPRRLRSTPAMRRLVAENRLHTADLVLPLFVREGEARPISSMPGVMQHSLDSVRSVVTEAAALGLGGVMLFGVPDTKDAIGSGATDPDGILNRATQVVVSEVGDSLVVQTDLCLDEFTDHGHCGVLDAQGRVDNDATLLRYRDMALAQAGNGSELLGLSGMMDGQVAAVRDELDSNGFQDTAILAYSAKYASAFYGPFREAVGSSLRGNRKTYQQDPANRREGAREALLDVEQGADIVMVKPAMSYLDVLADVAAVSPVPVWAYQVSGEYSMIEAAAANGWIERERAIVESVTSIRRAGADAVLTYFASEIARTLLDQS